The Serpentinimonas maccroryi genome has a segment encoding these proteins:
- a CDS encoding acyl-CoA dehydrogenase family protein produces the protein MHFDYSPKVKDLQARLQAFMDAHIYPNEARFMAEVAANRARGNPWRPTELVEQLKPLARAAGLWNLFLPNSPRAPEGLSNLEYAPLCEIMGRVSFAPEVFNCSAPDTGNMETLERYASEALKDRWLNPLLRGEIRSAFLMTEPEVASSDATNIQCRIERDGDELVIDGRKWWSSGAGDPRCAVFILMGKTDPQAPRHAQQSMVVVPADAPGVQIERALTVFGYDDAPHGHMEVQLKQVRVPANHILLGPGRGFEIAQGRLGPGRIHHCMRSIGAAERALELMCQRLTRRVAFGKPLAAQGVWHERIAESRCLIEQARLLTLKAAYMMDTVGNKVAKAEIAMIKVVAPNVACKVLDWAIQAHGGAGVSQDFVLAQSYANQRTLRLADGPDEVHRMAIAKLELARHQLLASATATELEPPVTRGC, from the coding sequence ATGCACTTCGATTACAGCCCCAAGGTCAAAGACCTGCAAGCGCGCCTGCAAGCCTTCATGGACGCCCACATTTACCCCAACGAAGCGCGCTTCATGGCAGAGGTGGCCGCCAACCGCGCCCGCGGCAACCCCTGGCGCCCGACCGAGCTGGTCGAGCAGCTCAAGCCACTGGCCCGCGCCGCCGGTCTGTGGAACCTGTTTTTACCCAATTCCCCGCGCGCCCCCGAGGGCTTGAGCAACCTCGAGTACGCCCCGCTGTGCGAGATCATGGGCCGTGTCAGCTTTGCCCCCGAGGTGTTCAACTGCTCGGCCCCCGACACCGGCAACATGGAAACGCTGGAGCGCTACGCCAGCGAGGCGCTCAAAGACCGCTGGCTCAACCCCTTGTTGCGCGGTGAAATCCGTTCGGCCTTCCTGATGACCGAACCCGAAGTCGCCTCGTCCGACGCCACCAACATCCAATGCCGCATCGAGCGCGACGGCGACGAGCTGGTCATCGACGGGCGCAAATGGTGGTCCTCCGGTGCCGGTGACCCGCGCTGCGCCGTCTTTATCCTGATGGGCAAAACCGACCCGCAAGCGCCCCGGCACGCCCAGCAGTCGATGGTCGTGGTGCCGGCCGATGCACCCGGCGTGCAAATCGAGCGCGCCCTGACGGTTTTTGGTTACGACGATGCCCCACACGGCCACATGGAGGTGCAGCTCAAGCAGGTGCGCGTGCCCGCCAACCACATCCTGCTCGGCCCTGGGCGCGGTTTCGAGATCGCCCAAGGCCGCCTCGGGCCGGGCCGCATCCACCACTGCATGCGTTCCATCGGCGCCGCCGAGCGCGCGCTGGAGCTGATGTGCCAGCGCCTGACGCGGCGCGTGGCCTTTGGCAAGCCGCTGGCGGCGCAGGGGGTCTGGCACGAGCGCATCGCCGAATCGCGCTGCCTGATCGAGCAGGCGCGGCTGCTCACCCTCAAGGCCGCCTACATGATGGACACGGTGGGCAACAAGGTCGCCAAGGCCGAAATCGCCATGATCAAGGTCGTGGCCCCCAACGTCGCCTGCAAGGTGCTGGATTGGGCGATCCAAGCGCACGGCGGCGCCGGGGTGTCGCAAGACTTCGTGCTGGCACAAAGCTACGCCAACCAGCGCACCCTGCGCCTGGCCGACGGCCCCGACGAGGTGCACCGCATGGCGATCGCCAAGCTGGAACTGGCGCGCCACCAGCTGCTGGCGTCAGCCACAGCCACCGAACTCGAACCCCCGGTGACGCGCGGCTGCTGA
- a CDS encoding Crp/Fnr family transcriptional regulator has product MDDPILTMQEREAINSGRWFNTLSPSLRHDILRCAFVRRFQDGDLIAARGDPPTEWSAVSKGAVRVSSTSLAGKQVTLTYVEPGVWFGEIAMFDGERRTHDAYAHGPTSLLCVARKDFQKILTQHVELYEALLRLQARRIRNLFGLVEDLNTLPLRARLAKQLLHLSRSYGVPCLANASETRIGLQLAQEELAQMLGASRQRVNQELKSMEREQAIRIEPGGLVVCDRSALLRIAAAEH; this is encoded by the coding sequence ATGGACGACCCCATTCTGACAATGCAGGAACGCGAAGCGATCAACAGCGGTCGCTGGTTCAACACCCTTTCACCCTCACTGCGGCACGACATCCTCCGATGCGCTTTTGTCAGACGCTTCCAGGACGGCGACCTGATCGCCGCCCGCGGCGACCCGCCCACCGAATGGTCGGCGGTGAGCAAGGGCGCCGTGCGCGTGAGCTCCACCTCGCTGGCGGGCAAGCAGGTCACGCTCACCTACGTCGAACCCGGGGTCTGGTTTGGCGAAATTGCGATGTTCGACGGCGAGCGCCGCACCCACGACGCCTACGCCCACGGGCCCACCTCGCTGCTGTGCGTGGCGCGCAAGGATTTCCAAAAAATCCTGACCCAACACGTAGAGCTTTACGAGGCCCTGCTGCGCCTGCAGGCGCGGCGCATCCGCAACCTGTTTGGGCTGGTGGAAGACCTCAACACCCTGCCCCTGCGCGCCCGGCTGGCCAAGCAGCTGCTGCACCTGTCGCGCAGCTACGGCGTGCCCTGCCTGGCCAACGCGAGCGAGACCCGCATCGGGCTGCAGCTGGCACAAGAAGAACTGGCGCAGATGCTGGGCGCCTCGCGCCAGCGCGTCAACCAAGAGCTCAAATCGATGGAGCGCGAGCAAGCCATCCGCATCGAACCCGGCGGCCTGGTGGTGTGCGACCGCAGCGCGCTGCTGCGCATCGCCGCCGCCGAACACTAA
- a CDS encoding phosphotransferase has translation MIDPSSHDLAAPNSAPLATPDPAPSAPAAELPFDASALEPWLRAHLPGFAGPLQIEKFPGGQSNPTYRLRTPQHDWVLRSKPGPAAKLLPSAHAIEREFRLMRALADTAVPVPRMELLCADEAVIGRAFYLMEYVPGRILWEQALPGLSAAQRRAHYLEMNRVLAALHRVDVQAVGLADYGKPGNYFERQIARWSKQYQASVTQPIPAMERLIDWLPRHIPALARDDSRVCVVHGDFRLDNLVFHPEQAQVLAVLDWELSTLGHPLADFSYHCMAWHIEPGQFRGIAGLDLQALGIPSEREYIERYCASTGFYDPEALQQDWNFFLAYNLFRLAAILQGIAKRVEAGTASSAQARQSGAGARPLAELAWSFAQRAA, from the coding sequence ATGATCGACCCCTCCTCCCACGACTTGGCCGCACCGAACTCGGCCCCCTTGGCAACCCCAGACCCGGCCCCCAGCGCACCGGCGGCCGAGCTGCCCTTCGATGCAAGCGCGCTGGAGCCGTGGCTGCGTGCGCATCTGCCCGGTTTTGCCGGCCCTTTGCAGATCGAGAAATTTCCCGGCGGCCAGTCCAACCCCACCTACCGCCTGCGCACGCCGCAGCACGACTGGGTGCTGCGCAGCAAACCGGGCCCGGCGGCCAAGCTGCTGCCTTCGGCGCACGCCATCGAGCGCGAATTCCGCCTCATGCGTGCGCTGGCCGACACGGCGGTGCCGGTGCCGCGCATGGAACTGCTGTGCGCCGACGAAGCGGTGATCGGGCGCGCCTTTTACCTGATGGAATACGTGCCCGGGCGCATCCTCTGGGAGCAGGCCCTGCCCGGCCTGAGCGCGGCGCAGCGGCGCGCCCACTACCTAGAAATGAACCGCGTGCTGGCGGCGCTGCACCGGGTCGATGTGCAGGCCGTGGGACTGGCCGACTACGGCAAACCCGGCAACTACTTCGAGCGCCAGATCGCGCGCTGGAGCAAGCAGTACCAGGCTTCAGTCACGCAGCCCATCCCCGCGATGGAGCGCCTGATCGACTGGCTGCCCCGCCACATCCCGGCGCTGGCGCGCGACGACAGCCGCGTGTGCGTGGTGCATGGCGACTTCCGGCTCGACAACCTGGTATTCCACCCCGAGCAGGCCCAAGTGCTGGCGGTGCTCGACTGGGAGCTTTCCACCCTCGGGCACCCGCTGGCCGACTTCAGCTACCACTGCATGGCCTGGCACATCGAGCCGGGGCAGTTTCGCGGCATCGCCGGGCTCGACTTGCAAGCCCTGGGGATACCCAGCGAGCGCGAGTACATCGAGCGCTACTGCGCCAGCACGGGTTTTTACGACCCCGAGGCGCTGCAACAAGACTGGAACTTCTTTCTGGCCTACAACCTGTTCAGGCTGGCGGCGATTCTGCAGGGGATCGCCAAACGGGTCGAGGCCGGCACCGCGTCCAGCGCCCAAGCGCGCCAGTCCGGGGCCGGGGCGCGGCCGCTGGCCGAGCTGGCTTGGTCCTTTGCCCAGCGCGCTGCCTGA
- a CDS encoding GspE/PulE family protein: MSRTHFQLPDLLQDETLEIGQTGLICSADGWGEQTVSGLLLDFDQAARVIKIRPTAQQRSLSLKFNQVKRLKIDARPVSEADHGRTDAHSLELHPATHSFLVSLRDGALYSGICLGYKKTDQGLWIFPKSALDGEPQRVFIPKSGILRFELRAGQQSQIADTDFAQTVLHEWPHTQPLAPVASEAPSVVETLVDLQRALQRQARLQPVPIGEALVGLGKITPEQLAQVLEWQQADQSRQPLGQLLLDKGLVSAADLQTAFARKMGYPFVNLYKFPIDASALRRIPLALAQRLQVLPLVEQGGALVVAMLDPLQFRVIDDLEFTTQRKILPVVSVSTEIGESIQKAYREVGLSELSSATAPASAVAATARPAQGPQDAVQLAVELVGGAKDDFEEKPIEQSDNTLVRLINSMIAEAHQQGASDIHIEPYPGRQKLQIRFRVDGQMRNYLELPANYRNALVARIKIMCDLDISERRKPQDGKINFAKFGGILIELRVATVPTAGGLEDVVLRLLSSTKPLALEQLHLNARNLQRFEALVERPYGLFLCVGPTGSGKTTTLHSALQRINTPNRKIWTAEDPVEITQRGLRQIQVNAKIGWTFAAALRTLLRADPDVIMVGEIRDHETAEIAIEASLTGHLVFSTLHTNSAAETVVRLIDLGVDPFSFADSLQGVLAQRLVRRLCKHCEVERPLESAQIDELLRDYQALLPATHPLRQGHALLDEWMQAYAKDGRLLVRTAPGCEQCGHSGYAGRLALHELLCGSPDMRRLIQTRARPTEIQHLALDEGMRTLRQDGIEKLLQGLTSLAEVRSNTVG; the protein is encoded by the coding sequence ATGAGCCGAACCCATTTTCAATTGCCCGACCTGCTGCAGGATGAAACCCTCGAAATCGGGCAAACCGGTCTGATTTGCAGCGCCGACGGCTGGGGCGAGCAAACCGTTTCGGGCCTGTTGCTCGACTTTGATCAGGCCGCCCGCGTGATCAAAATCCGGCCCACTGCGCAGCAACGCAGCCTGAGTTTAAAGTTCAACCAAGTCAAGCGCTTGAAAATCGATGCGCGGCCGGTCAGCGAGGCCGACCACGGCCGCACCGATGCGCACAGCCTGGAGCTGCATCCGGCCACCCATTCTTTTCTGGTTTCCTTGCGCGACGGCGCGCTCTACTCGGGCATTTGCCTGGGCTACAAAAAAACCGACCAGGGTTTGTGGATTTTCCCCAAATCGGCCCTTGACGGCGAGCCGCAGCGCGTTTTTATTCCCAAAAGCGGGATTTTGCGCTTCGAGCTGCGCGCGGGCCAGCAGAGCCAAATCGCCGATACCGATTTTGCCCAGACCGTGTTGCACGAATGGCCGCACACGCAACCGCTGGCCCCGGTTGCCAGCGAGGCGCCCTCGGTGGTGGAAACCTTGGTTGATTTGCAGCGTGCGTTGCAACGGCAAGCCAGGTTGCAGCCAGTGCCCATCGGCGAGGCCCTGGTGGGGTTGGGCAAGATCACGCCTGAGCAGCTGGCGCAAGTGCTGGAGTGGCAGCAGGCCGACCAAAGCCGGCAACCGCTGGGGCAGCTGTTGCTTGATAAAGGCCTGGTGTCTGCAGCCGACCTGCAAACCGCCTTTGCCCGCAAAATGGGCTACCCCTTTGTCAATTTATACAAATTTCCGATCGATGCCAGCGCTTTGCGTCGCATTCCGTTGGCATTGGCGCAGCGCCTGCAGGTGCTGCCCCTTGTGGAGCAGGGTGGGGCGTTGGTGGTGGCCATGCTCGATCCGCTGCAGTTTCGCGTCATCGATGATCTGGAGTTCACAACCCAGCGCAAAATTTTGCCGGTGGTGAGTGTCAGCACCGAAATAGGTGAAAGCATTCAAAAAGCCTATCGCGAGGTGGGGTTGAGCGAGCTCTCTAGCGCCACCGCTCCCGCTTCTGCTGTTGCCGCCACTGCACGACCGGCCCAGGGGCCGCAGGATGCGGTGCAGTTGGCGGTTGAACTGGTTGGTGGGGCCAAAGACGATTTCGAAGAAAAGCCGATCGAGCAGTCCGACAACACCTTGGTGCGGTTGATCAATTCCATGATCGCCGAAGCGCACCAGCAAGGGGCCTCCGACATCCACATCGAGCCCTATCCGGGGCGCCAGAAATTGCAGATTCGCTTTCGCGTCGACGGCCAGATGCGCAACTACCTCGAGCTGCCGGCCAACTACCGCAACGCCTTGGTGGCGCGCATCAAGATCATGTGCGACCTCGATATCTCCGAACGCCGCAAACCGCAAGACGGAAAGATCAATTTTGCCAAGTTTGGTGGCATACTGATCGAGTTGCGGGTGGCCACCGTGCCGACTGCGGGCGGGCTCGAAGACGTGGTGTTGCGGTTGCTGTCCTCGACGAAGCCGCTGGCGCTCGAGCAACTGCATCTCAACGCCCGCAATTTGCAGCGTTTCGAGGCCTTGGTCGAGCGCCCCTACGGCTTGTTTTTGTGCGTCGGCCCGACCGGCTCTGGCAAGACCACCACTTTGCATTCGGCGTTGCAGCGCATCAACACCCCGAACCGCAAAATCTGGACCGCCGAAGACCCGGTTGAAATCACCCAGCGTGGTTTGCGCCAGATACAGGTCAACGCCAAAATCGGCTGGACTTTTGCCGCGGCCTTGCGCACCCTGTTGCGTGCCGACCCGGATGTGATCATGGTGGGCGAAATCCGCGACCATGAAACGGCTGAAATTGCTATTGAGGCGTCGTTGACCGGGCACTTGGTGTTTTCGACCTTGCACACCAATTCGGCTGCCGAAACGGTGGTGCGCCTGATCGATCTGGGGGTCGATCCCTTTTCCTTTGCCGATTCGTTGCAAGGGGTGTTGGCGCAGCGCCTGGTGCGGCGCTTGTGCAAGCACTGTGAGGTTGAGCGGCCGCTCGAGAGCGCCCAAATCGATGAGCTGCTGCGCGACTACCAAGCCCTGCTGCCGGCCACTCACCCCTTGCGCCAAGGCCATGCCCTGCTCGACGAATGGATGCAGGCTTATGCCAAGGACGGGCGCCTGCTCGTGCGCACGGCTCCCGGTTGCGAGCAATGCGGCCACAGCGGCTATGCGGGCCGCTTGGCTCTGCACGAGCTGTTGTGCGGCAGCCCGGACATGCGCCGCCTGATTCAAACCCGCGCTCGACCGACCGAGATTCAACACCTGGCGCTCGATGAGGGCATGCGCACCTTGCGCCAAGATGGCATAGAAAAGCTCCTGCAGGGCCTGACCAGCCTAGCCGAGGTGCGTTCCAACACCGTGGGCTAA
- a CDS encoding DUF2788 domain-containing protein, protein MPGTVFGFTEDQIASFGLTIGLGGFILFMLFIVFNLARESKAGKFGTFILLLVLSFGMVGFLAKSVIKWFVE, encoded by the coding sequence ATGCCTGGAACCGTATTCGGCTTCACCGAAGACCAGATCGCCAGCTTTGGCCTGACCATCGGCTTGGGCGGCTTCATCCTCTTCATGCTGTTTATCGTCTTTAACCTGGCGCGCGAATCCAAGGCGGGCAAGTTTGGCACCTTCATTTTGCTGCTGGTGTTGTCGTTTGGGATGGTCGGCTTTCTGGCCAAAAGCGTGATCAAATGGTTTGTTGAATAG